The Microbacterium amylolyticum genome includes the window AGATCGCCGGAGACCGGCAGCATCAGCGTTCCGGACCCGCCGGTGAAGCCCCGAGCCTGATCGCTCGGGTAGCTGTATTCCAGGGCAAAGGCCAGATCGTCCGAAAGCGGCACCTCATCGTCGTTATCCACACGCTTGTGCGCCGAGAACTCGCCCTATCTCTCTGCCCCGGACTGTGGACATCCCCACGGCTGGCGTCCTCGTCGGCGAGAAGAACGCGAAGAAGTTGTTAGACAGCTGTGCCGCGGAAGGGCTGGGCTCCTGGAAAAGCGATGCACTTGGCCAGACCTGGTTCGAATGATCAACGAATTGGAGTCGCTCGACGATCAGAACGTGCACAAGAGTGCTCTCCGGTCCTTCTGGCGTGGCGAGCGTGCAGCGAACGCCGGGCTGTTGCCGGAGGCGTACGAGCATTTTCGCGCCGCGATCACCGCCGGATTCGCGATGATCGCGTATGAGGTGTGTGTGACCCTGATGTACAGCGACAGGCACACTGCGGCGACGCGGCTCACAGCGACGCTGAACCGTTTCTGCCACTCACGCGGCATTGTCACGATGCGGAACCCGTTGCGAGCCGCGCAGTCGTATCGTGAGGCGCTCGCTGGCCGCACCGTCCTCTCGGCGCGGAACGCGAAACAGCTCGATGAAAGCGACTGGGCGCGGTGGAACGGCGACGGCATCCGCTCGCACGCATCGCCGGCGAGACTCCCGCTGCGCCGCGGCGCTCGCTCCGCGGTTCATCTGACGATGTTCTCCGACTCGCGCTTGGTGCGGCCATCGACCTCAATCGTCATCGAAACGCACCCGCCGCCGTCAAACTGGGCAGAGCAGCCTCTCTCGCAACGACTCCGTCACACAACACATCGAGGCGTCCCTGAGGCGACGCCGATCGGCGCGTTAGGCGTCTTCGACGCGCTCCAGGCCGATGAACTTCATGCGGTCCTCACCGTAGAAGCAGCTCTGCAGGGCGATATCGCCCTGCAGGCCGACGAGGTCGTCCGTGCTCGACCAGATCTTGGACGTGTAGCGGATGTCAACGATCTCGTAGACCCCGTCGAGGCCGTCGATGTTGATCCGTTGTCCCTCGTCCCATGGCAGCAGAACGTCTCCACCGCAGTTGTTGTGCGCCGCGGCCGTGGTGGGAACACCCTCGCGTTCATACGAGGTCATGATGGTGAAGGTTCCATCGCACGAGTCGAGTTCCGCCATGCCGCCCTCAACGCCGAGGCGAACGGTGGGGTATTCCTCGAGCACCTGCTCGCGCACATCGTCGACGACCTGGTTGACCTGCGTCTTCGCCTGGCCGTAGATGCGTTCGGTCTGTTCGGGCATCAGCAGGGTGGCGCCGAGCACAACGGCGCCAACGGTGAGCAGGGCGATTCCGAGCGCCGTGACGACCGTGCCGCCGCGCTTCTTTCGTGCCATGTGAGCAGCCATCCGCTCCCCTCCGCTTGTCCGCATCATACCAAGCCAACACGACGTCATCGAGGGGTCTTCCTTCTCCCCTAGAATTAGAGGCATGTCGAATGTGCTTGAGAACCTCCCTGTCGGCGAGCGCGTCGGTATCGCCTTTTCCGGGGGTCTCGACACCTCCTGTGCCGTTGCGTGGATGCGTGACGCCGGGGCGGTGCCGTTTACCTACACGGGCGACCTCGGCCAGTACGACGAAGATGACATCGCGTCGATTCCCGAGCGCGCCCTGCAGTACGGCGCCGAGAAGTCCCGGCTGATCGACTGCAAGCCGCTCATGGTCGAAGAGGGCCTGTCCGCCCTCGCAACGGGTGCGTTTCACATCCGTTCCGCCGGGCGCACATACTTCAACACGACGCCGATCGGCCGCGCCGTCACCGGCACGCTCCTCGTGCGCGCCATGAAGGAAGACGGCGTCGACATCTGGGGCGACGGCTCCACGTACAAGGGCAACGACATCGAGCGGTTCTACCGCTACGGCCTGCTGGCCAACCCGCGCCTGCGCATCTACAAGCCGTGGCTCGACTCCACGTTCGTCAGCCAGCTCGGCGGTCGCCAGGAGATGAGCGAGTGGCTCATCGAACACGGCTACCCGTACCGTGACTCCGCCGAGAAGGCCTACTCCACGGATGCGAACATCTGGGGCGCAACGCACGAGGCGAAGACCCTCGAAGACCTCAACGTGTCACTCGAGACAGTTCAGCCGATCATGGGTGTGCGCTTCTGGGACCCGTCGGTCGAGATCGCCACAGAAGACGTCACCGTCACGTTCCACGAGGGCCGCCCCGTGGCCATTAACGGCGAGGAATTCTCCGACGCCGTCGAGCTCGTCAAGAAGGCCAACGAAATCGGCGGCCGCCACGGTCTGGGCATGAGCGACCAGATCGAGAACCGCATCATCGAGGCCAAGAGCCGCGGAATCTACGAGGCACCGGGAATGGCGCTTCTGTTCATCACGTATGAACGCCTTCTCGCGGCCATCGTCAACGAAGACACCCTCGCCACCTACCACGAACAGGGGCGCCGCCTTGGCCGCCTCATGTACGAGGGCCGCTGGCTCGAGCCCCAGTCGCTGATGCTGCGCGAGTCGATCCAGAAGTGGGTCGGATCGACGATCACCGGAACGGTGTCGCTGCGTCTGCGCCGCGGCGAGGACTACACAATTCTCGACACGACCGGCCCGAGCCTCTCCTACGCCGGCGAGAAGCTGTCGATGGAGCGCGTCGGCGACGCCGCGTTCGGCCCCGGCGACCGCATCGGACAGCTGACGATGCGCAACCTCGACATCGCCGACTCGCGCGCCCGCCTGGAGGGCTATGTCGCCCGCGGCATGATCGGCGGCACAACCGGTGACCTCATCGGCGAGCTCGAGCAGGGCGAGGCCTCGCAGATCACCTCCGGCTCCGGCACCGAAAACGAGGACATCGATCGGGCAGGCGAGTCCGCCGCCTTCGATACCGGCACCGACTAGACCCGGCAACGAAGAGGACGCCCCGCTCAGCTGAGCGGGGCGTCCTCTTCGTTGCCGGGGCAGTTTTGGTTATTCGTGCTCGCGCTGAAGATCGCGGAGCTTCGCGATCACCTGCGACTTGAGGTCAGCCGGAACGGTCTCTTCCTGGCATGCTCGCTGAACCGCCACGGTCAGGGTGCGCGCAACAGTCGCCTCGTCCTGGCAGCTCGGGCACGTTTCGATGTGCTCACGAATTTCGGCGTACGCCGTCTGACAACACGCGATCTCACCGCGAACAAACGCTTCGAGGTCGGCGCGTGTTTTCTCACACCCGCAGTCGCTCACTTTTCCGCTCCTGTCTCGGCGGCCACGATTCCTCGTTCAGCCGCGTATCCCCTCAGCTTTTCGCGTAGCAGACGCCGGCCGCGGTGCAGACGACTCATCACGGTGCCGATGGGGCTCTTCATAATGTCGGCAATCTCCTGGTAGGCGAAGCCCTCGACGTCGGCGAGGTACACCACCATCCGGAAATCGTCGGGAAGGTCCTGCAACGCATCCTTCACGGCTGACGAGGGCATGTGATCGATGGCCTCGGCTTCGGCGGATCGCCGGCTTGTGGCCGTTGTCGACTCGGCACCGCCGAGTTGCCAGTCTTCGAGATCATCGATCGCGCTCTGGTACGGCTCGCGCTGCTTCTTGCGATATCCGTTGATGTACGTGTTCGTGAGAATGCGGTACAGCCACGCCTTGAGGTTCGTCCCCTGTGTGAACGACGACCACGAGGCAAACGCCTTCACAAACGTGTCTTGCACCAGGTCAGCCGCGTCCGAGGGGTTACGCGTCATCCGCATCGCCGCGCCGTAGAGCTGGTCCATGAACGGCAACGCCTGCTCTTCGAACTGCGCGCGGGGATCCGCGGGCGGTGTCGGTGCGTCGAGCTGGTCCATGATCAGCCAGCCTACGTCGACGAGTTCCTCCTCAAACTGGGGTTTCGCCGCAATACACGCCGTGCCTGTCATTCGTCACCTCACTGCTCTCATTCAGTAGGCTGAAACCGATGACAACGCGAGGGTATTCCCCCACGTCCACTTCCGCCCCGACCGAAGCGCCCCGGGGCGCGTATGGCGCGCCAACGGCACAGTCGCCGCTGAGCGTCACGATCCCCGTACCTGGGTCCAAGTCGCTGACGAACCGCGAGCTGATTCTCGCGGCTCTCGCCGACGGACCAGGGCGCGTCGAGAGCCCCCTGCATTCGCAGGATGCGCATCGAATGGGGGATGCGCTCCGTGCTCTCGGCGTCGGTGTTGAGCGGGTACCCGGCAAGAGCCCCTTCGGCGATGATCTGGTGATCACACCGCGGAAGACGCTCACGGGCGGGTGCACAATCGACAGCGGTCAGGCTGGCACCGTGATGCGCTTCGTCGCTCCTCTCCTCGGCCTTGCCGATGGCGAGGTGCACATGACAGCGGATGAGAATGCCCTTCACCGTCCGATGGGCGCGATGATCAAGGCGCTGCGCGACCTGGGCGTCGACATCGACGATGGGGGTAACTGGAGCCTGCCGTTCACGGTGTACGGCCGCGGACACATTCGGGGCGGTGAACTCGAGATCGATGCATCGGCGTCGAGCCAGTTCGTCTCCGGTCTCCTGTTGGCTGCGCCGCGATTCGATGTTGGCCTGCACCTGAAGCACACCGGCAAGCGGCTCCCCAGCCTTCCGCACATCGAGATGACGGTGGAGGCGCTCGCGCGACGCGGCGTTCACGTGGAACGTCCCACCTCAACGGAATGGATCGTTCCCGCCACAACGCCGCGCGCCAAGACGATCTCCATCGAACCGGATCTGTCGAACGCCGCGCCCTTCCTGGCGGCAGCGATGATCGCAGGCGGATCGGTGACGATCCCCGGATGGCCGCCGCATTCGACACAACCGGGCGCCCAGCTGACCGACATTCTCTCGTTGCTCGGCGGCAAGGTGTCGCGTCGTGGCGGGGCGGTCACGGTCTCGGCAGGCCAGACCATTCATGGCGTCGACCTCGATCTGTCGGCTGTCAGTGAGCTCACACCCACGCTCGTTGGCCTCGCGGCGTTCGCTGATGGACCCTCCTCGTTCACGGGAATCGGCCACATCCGGCAGCACGAAACCGACCGCATCGCCGGTCTCGTGAACGGACTGCGCGAGCTCGGGTGCGGGGCGGAAGAGCTTCCCGACGGCATCCGCGTGATTCCGCAGGCGATGCACGGTGGCACCTGGAAGTCGCACCACGATCACCGCATGGCCACAACGGGTGCGCTGATCGGTCTCGGCGTTCCCGGTGTGACGATCGACGACATCGGCACCACCGCGAAGACGATGCCGCAGTTCGTGTGGCTGTGGCAGAAGATGCTCGCCGGAGAATGAACGGCGCCGTCTCGTGAGCTGGCTGGATCATGTCGACGACGACGATGACGACGATCTTTATGACGAGAGCGACATTCGCGTCCGCCCGAATCCCAAGGCGAACCGCCCGCGCACGAAGCGACGTCCGGCGCACGAGGATGCTGTCATCGGCCGTGTTCTGGGCGTCGATCGGGGCCGGTACCGCGTTCTGATCGACGAGAACGGGCCGAACGAGCGCGATACGACCGCGGTGCGTGCCCGCGAACTGCGGCGGATGCCGATTGTGACGGGTGATCGCGCGCGCATCGTGGGCGACACCACGGGCGACGAAGGCACGCTCGGCCGCATTGTCGGAATCGAAGATCGCAGTTCGCTGTTGCGTCGATCCGCCGATGACACGGATCAGGTGGAACGCGTTGTTGTGGCGAACGCTGATCAGATGCTCGTCGTTGTTGCCGCGGCCGATCCGCCTCCGCGCCCCCGTCTGGTCGATCGCTACTTGATCGCCGCACTGGACGCCGGTATTCGGCCGCTGATGGTCGTGACGAAAACAGACCTCGCCGAC containing:
- the argG gene encoding argininosuccinate synthase yields the protein MSNVLENLPVGERVGIAFSGGLDTSCAVAWMRDAGAVPFTYTGDLGQYDEDDIASIPERALQYGAEKSRLIDCKPLMVEEGLSALATGAFHIRSAGRTYFNTTPIGRAVTGTLLVRAMKEDGVDIWGDGSTYKGNDIERFYRYGLLANPRLRIYKPWLDSTFVSQLGGRQEMSEWLIEHGYPYRDSAEKAYSTDANIWGATHEAKTLEDLNVSLETVQPIMGVRFWDPSVEIATEDVTVTFHEGRPVAINGEEFSDAVELVKKANEIGGRHGLGMSDQIENRIIEAKSRGIYEAPGMALLFITYERLLAAIVNEDTLATYHEQGRRLGRLMYEGRWLEPQSLMLRESIQKWVGSTITGTVSLRLRRGEDYTILDTTGPSLSYAGEKLSMERVGDAAFGPGDRIGQLTMRNLDIADSRARLEGYVARGMIGGTTGDLIGELEQGEASQITSGSGTENEDIDRAGESAAFDTGTD
- a CDS encoding anti-sigma factor family protein encodes the protein MSDCGCEKTRADLEAFVRGEIACCQTAYAEIREHIETCPSCQDEATVARTLTVAVQRACQEETVPADLKSQVIAKLRDLQREHE
- a CDS encoding sigma-70 family RNA polymerase sigma factor yields the protein MDQLDAPTPPADPRAQFEEQALPFMDQLYGAAMRMTRNPSDAADLVQDTFVKAFASWSSFTQGTNLKAWLYRILTNTYINGYRKKQREPYQSAIDDLEDWQLGGAESTTATSRRSAEAEAIDHMPSSAVKDALQDLPDDFRMVVYLADVEGFAYQEIADIMKSPIGTVMSRLHRGRRLLREKLRGYAAERGIVAAETGAEK
- the aroA gene encoding 3-phosphoshikimate 1-carboxyvinyltransferase; amino-acid sequence: MTTRGYSPTSTSAPTEAPRGAYGAPTAQSPLSVTIPVPGSKSLTNRELILAALADGPGRVESPLHSQDAHRMGDALRALGVGVERVPGKSPFGDDLVITPRKTLTGGCTIDSGQAGTVMRFVAPLLGLADGEVHMTADENALHRPMGAMIKALRDLGVDIDDGGNWSLPFTVYGRGHIRGGELEIDASASSQFVSGLLLAAPRFDVGLHLKHTGKRLPSLPHIEMTVEALARRGVHVERPTSTEWIVPATTPRAKTISIEPDLSNAAPFLAAAMIAGGSVTIPGWPPHSTQPGAQLTDILSLLGGKVSRRGGAVTVSAGQTIHGVDLDLSAVSELTPTLVGLAAFADGPSSFTGIGHIRQHETDRIAGLVNGLRELGCGAEELPDGIRVIPQAMHGGTWKSHHDHRMATTGALIGLGVPGVTIDDIGTTAKTMPQFVWLWQKMLAGE
- the rsgA gene encoding ribosome small subunit-dependent GTPase A, encoding MSWLDHVDDDDDDDLYDESDIRVRPNPKANRPRTKRRPAHEDAVIGRVLGVDRGRYRVLIDENGPNERDTTAVRARELRRMPIVTGDRARIVGDTTGDEGTLGRIVGIEDRSSLLRRSADDTDQVERVVVANADQMLVVVAAADPPPRPRLVDRYLIAALDAGIRPLMVVTKTDLADPSEFLTHFDGLDDLRVFRSAQDAWPTAEIGEALVGKSTVFVGHSGVGKSTLVNALVPDADRATGHVNEVTGRGRHTSSSTVSLRFRCTDGAGWVIDTPGVRSFGLGHVDPANILRAYPDLDLVAAECPRGCTHLPDAPDCVLNDAVADGRVRGERLQSLQMLLETFSDRDDH